ATTTGGGTACTGCAGGCGGGGGCATCGTATAGCAAAAACAATGACAATCTGGCTCTGAGTGGTGCGGGTTTTGAAAGAAAAGACGAACGTACGCAAGGCAGGCTGGTGATGAGCCGCTTGTATGGCAACAATAACAGCAGCACGCTTAATTTTGGTACTGAAGTGCACCATATCAACGTAAGCAACCGCTACAATGAATTTGAAATGAAGATGACAGACAACTATTCGGCGGTTTTTGTAGAGTCAGAAACTTATGTTTCGAAAGATCTGGCCTTGAGAATCGGAGCTCGGGGCGAGTACACGAGTGTGCTTGACAGATATAATGTGAGCCCAAGAATTTCGATGGCTTATAAAACAGGGGAATATTCGCAGGTTTCAGTGGCGGGTGGAAGGTTTTATCAAAACCCCGAGAAAGAGTATCTGTATATAAACAAGGCCCTGGACTTTGAGATTGCGGATCATTATATTGCTAATTTTCAGAGAATTAAATCGGGTAAAACCTTTAGAACTGAGATTTTTTACAAAAAATATGACAAATTGGTAACCGAAAAAACGGAAACTTTTGATCCTAATCCTTACAGATTTCCAACAGGAATGACCAGCAACAAGGGATACGGCTATGCCAGAGGATTTGATGTGTTTTTGAGGGATCAGAAAAGCCTGAAAAATGGTGATGTGTGGGTGAGTTATTCGTTTTTGGATACTGAAAGGTATTTCCGGAATTATTCAAAATCAGTGATGCCGTATTTTGCTTCAAAACATAATATGAGCTTGGTATATAAGCAATTTTTAACCTCAATAACCACCAATGTGGGTCTTACCTACAGTTATTCGTCGCCAAGACCGGTGTATGCACCCGGCAATGATTTGCAGGAGCCAGTATTCACAAAGCCTTATCACAATGTGAGTTTTATGGCCAGTAAAATCAGACAAAGACCGAATAACTTCCTGGTTTTTTATGTGATTGTGGATAATATTCTGAACAGAAACAATGTGTTTGGTTACAGATTTTCGCAGGATGGCTCACAAAAATATGCTGTGAATGCACCGATGCGGAGGATGCTGCTTTTTGGAGCCACATTTACGTTTGGCAAGCTGAACGGCAGATCTAAAGAAGCGGAGTTGGATTTTTAAAAAGTTCTGAGTACCGGGTTGCGAGTACCGAGGATCAGGTTTAAAGTTGGAAAAATAACTTTTGCCTGTTTCCTGTTGCAGTTCCCTGAAAAAAATTAAACAAAATAAAACAAATACAAAAAATGAAAAAGCAAATTTTGACCCTTTCTCTTATTGCCGGCATGGCATTTAGCTCTATGGCACAAACCGAAAAATATGTAAGTGCCATGACCGAGATCACTTCTGGAATTCAGCAGGTACAAGGAAAAGGCTTCCTGCCTTTTGCCAACAAAATGGAGCGAATTGCAGCCGCTGAAGCCAACGAGTGGTTACCTAATTACTGGGCTGCGTATTGCTATATCAATGAGAGTTTTACGACAGAAAAAACTGCCGACAAAGATTTGTTGCTCGATAAAGCCGAAGGTTTTCTTGTAAAAGCTGAGTCACTGGCCAAAGATAACGACGAGTTGGAGGTGGTAAAAGCACAATATGCCATGGCAAGGGTAAGTGTAGATCCAATGAGCCGTTGGCAGAAATATGGAGCTGATTTCCAGACAGCTTTGGCTAAAGCCGAAAAGCTCAATCCGGGCAATCCGAGGATATTTTATACATTGGGTCTGAATACTTTTTATACACCGGAAGGTTTTGGTGGTGGGAAATCAAAAGCAAAACCACTTTTTGAAAAAGCTGCCGGCCTTTTCGAAAAACAAAGTCCCGTAACAGCATATTCACCGGCCTGGGGTAAAGGTGAAACCCAATATTTTTTACAGCAGTGTAACTAATATAATTTATAGCAATTTCAAGCCGCATCTCTATAAACGAGGTGCGGTTTTTTTATTAATTTGGCAGAAAAAATCAGACCGCAGACAAAATGATTGGAGTCTTTGATTCGGGAATCGGAGGATTAACACTTTTGAAGGAGCTGGTAAAAACCCTCCCAAAAGAAGATTTTCTTTATTATGCCGATACCGAAAATGTGCCCTATTCTTACAAAACCAGAGAGCAAATACTTGAATTTGTGGAGAATGCCGTTATTTTTCTTCGAAGAGAAGGCTGCAAAGCCATTGTGCTGGCCTGTAATACCGCCACCAATGTGAGCATTGAGTATTTGAGAGAAAAATATGATTTTCCGATTATTGCCATTCAGCCAGCTGTGAAGGTAGCTTTTGACAATAATGAACCAGAAAAGCGTATTCTGGCTTGTGCCACACCGGTTACACTTTCGGCTGATAGATTTGAAAATCTTATTAATTCATTGGATATCAATCATATAGTTGATAGGCTTCCCCTGCCTGGATTAGTGGAATTTGCTGAAAATGAAATTTTTGAAGATGAAAAAGTTTTGGAATACCTGAAAACTGAATTTTCGAAATTTGACCTCTATCATTATAAATATATCGTCTTGGGCTGTACACATTTTACTTATTATGAAGATTTTATAAAGCAAAACTTTCCATCACTTACGCCGGTTGATGGCAACGAAGGCACTGCCCGTCATCTCAAAAATACTCTTGAAGCTTTGGGTTTACTCTCAGTTAATGGAACTGGAAATGTGAGATTTGTGGAATCAGGTCAATATGTAAAAGATGAAAGCAGGTTTTTGAGGTATTTAGGAAGATAGTTTTTGTCATTCGTTAGAAATTATTACTTTTGATTATATCTATTGATATAGGTTGAAATTAAATGTCCATAAAATAGATTACATTTTTATTTAATCAGCTTAAAAATGACAATTGCATCAATTAAAATATCGAAAATTGGAGGCAATCAAACCCTTTCTATACCTGAAGAGATGAAATTTTCAGATGATAAGGTATTTTTAAAGAAAGTAGGTAATACAATATTGATTATTCCATACCATGATGCCTGGAAAAACCTGATTGAAGGTGTAAATGGTTTTTCAGACGATTTTATGAATTTACGTGATCAACTTGAAAGTCAAAACAGAGAAAATCTAGAGTAATGGAATATTTACTTGACACTAATATTTGCATTTACATTATAAAAAAGAAGCCAATTCAAGTTTTCGAGAAACTTATTTCTCTCAATCCAGGTCAGGTTGGTATTTCTTCTATAACTTTAGCTGAACTGCAATATGGGGTTGCCAAAAGCACAAATTCCAAATCCAACTCCGAAGCATTGGAAAAGTTTTTGGTTCCTTTAGAGATTCTTGAATTTGATTCATTAGCTGCTGTAGAATATGGTAGAATCAGAACAAATTTAGAAAAAAATGGAACCCCAATCGGCCCAATGGATTTGTTGATTGCGGCAAACGCAATAGCTGAAAATTTAGTTTTGGTTACCAACAATGAAAGAGAATTTGAAAGGGTTGAAGGGCTTAAAATAGAGAATTGGACAAATTAATCACCCCTTTCTGTATTTCTTCGTCCACTCCATAGCTCCGAAGGTGGCGATCACACAAAAAGCTGCATACAACAAAGAATAAAGTTTGACATCTTTAACAAAATACATGTAGGTGCTGATCAGGTCAATGGCCAGCCACATCCACCAGGCTTCCACTTTCTTTTTCATGAGCATAAAAGTAGCCACAATGCTCATCACGGTTGTGAAACTGTCCATATATGGAAATGCACTGGGCAGGCTAAATAATTTCGGAAAAAATTCGTGAAGGTTTTTGGAAAATGTACCCATCAAAGCAGTAGTAATCAAGCCTCCTACAATGAGAAACAAAGCATTTTTTTGTGTCAATCTTGTGATTTTAAGCTCCTGTTTTTGGTTGGCCTCTGATTCTTTTGGAAACTTCCACAACCAGAACCCAATTATGTTGGTTATAAAGAAAAAGCCTTGTAAAAACATATCGGGGTAGAGCTGAATCTGATAAAACATGATAGCTGCCAGCACTACATTTATTAGCCCGACCATCCAGCTCCAGACATTTTCTTTTGCAGAAAGCCAAACCGCATATCCACCGGTCAAAGTAGCCCAAAACTCCAGGTGACTCATGGGATAGCCCCAGAATGTGAAGAATATGTTTTTTATATCGAAAAATTGAATCATTTCTTTTTGGTTCCGGGTAACGAGTTATGAGTTCCGAGATTTTTTCAAAAAGACTCTCGAATTTATTTTATAAACAATTAAATATCAAAAGTGTCCAGCCTTGAAAATTTTACTCATTCACCCTCACAACTCGGCACTAAAACTTTATGATTAATTACTTTTCTTCTTAAATAGCGGTACAGTACTGCATGGTTCACCAAACATCAGGCTGCGGGCAAGGGGTTTGAGGATTCTGGTCAGTTCTACATAAACTTCCACTGGAATTGAAGCATTACTACAGCCTTTTACCACTATGCGTTGATCCTGAAATTCCTCCCAATTTATTTTTCGGAAAATCTCTTCGAAAATTTTTATTTCCAATTGTTCCAGATTGCCGAAAACCACCAATTCTGCCACCTCGCTCATATGGCCGGCCAAAAGCATATATGCCCAGGTAGGCACTATGGCATCTGCAGTGCAAACTATTCCCACATATTTTCCCCGATATTGCTCCCAATCATGTGTTTTCAAAAACTCCCTGAAGTCTTTTTCTTTCAGGATCAACTCCATGAAAAGATTCTGCTTCAGGTCATATAGTGCCCTTTCTCCTTTAGGATAGTATTCTTCCAGGTCAAAAGTTATTAACCCGCTCTGCGTCACACGATTTACGATTGTTTCTTCCATTTTGGTTTTTAACTATTCCACCCTTACCACCGAATCATCCTCTAAATCAGAATTAGTCTCCAATTTTACTCTTTTTTCCAAACTGATTGGGTTGGCATCAAAAAACGCCCTGGCAAGTGTAAGATTAAAGATTTTTAAAAAAGTTCTTGCCAAAACCGAAACTTGCTGAACCAAAAACATCATAAAAATAGTAATGCTGGTGCTCATTTGTGTCAGGCTGTCGATTCCCAAATACACCAATAGCAACAAAAAACCAACAAAAAGAACTCCCCAAAACAGCAAAAATGTCACAGGTCTTTTCATAGTGTAGCCAAAAGCCTTTCCAAAAGCTTCCCAGGGACCTAAATCGTCCTTTTGGCTCATCATGACTTTTGCATACATATTTTGCACTATTACCACACTAAAAAAGTACGTTAAAATTGCAATCGGTGGCAGCATCACAAAAAAATAGGTTTTCTCGCTTCCACCTTCGCCTATCGAAGCAAAAATAAAGAAAAACATACCTGAAAACGCTACCAAAACCAACAGGAAAATCAAAGAATACAGCAGCAACATCAAGAATTTTCCAAACAGCTTACTGCCTCCTGCAAAAAAATCGGCAAAAGTAAATTCCTTATTTTTAATCACTTGCAGAATTCCACCATCGAAAAAATTGCTCAAAAATAAGTACACAATTCCTATTACAAATATCAATGAAAACAGCGGCTTGAAAGCATCTCCGCTTTGGTTGATAAAATCACTGAAAATCATAAAGTCGAAGTCTTTCAGCAAAGCATCCAATGCTACCGAGGTATCAGCCTCATTGAGAAAAGTAACATAAAATGGTCTCGCCACCAGCATTGCCAGTACAAATCCAACTCCATATATCAAAAACAACATCTTTGGTCTGCTCCAGACCGCCGAAAACGCCGATTTAATCATAATTTCTTTTAATTGCACAAATATACCATCAAAAGTCATTTCAACTTCGGATTATTCTTATGCCTTTCGGCATCTCGTATTGACTTTTTCTCCAGATTTTTCTCCAGAGCATCTGTTAAGTTCACACCAGTTTGGTTGGCAAGACTTACCAGCACAAAAAGCACATCAGCCATCTCATCGCCAAGATCTTTGCCTTTGTCAGATTCTTTTTCTGATTGCTCGCCGTATCTTCTGGCCATTATTCGGGCTACCTCACCTACCTCTTCCATCAAAATCGCCGTATTCGTAAGTTCATTGAAATACCTTACACCGGTTGTGTTAATCCACTTATCTACAGTATTTTGTAATTCATTTATTGTCATATTCTTTACATATTTTTGAGGGCGATCCCCACCTCTTGCCCTTTGATATGGGCAAGAAGTGGGGCCGGGCTTTCGCCTTTACTCCTCCCACGCCACGCCATTCGGCTAAGGCGTGGTGCGGGGTATCGGCTCTATCCCTATCGCATTAATTGTCTTCTTTTACAGTGCTAATTTAATCATCCAATAGCAATAATTACTAAAAATCCCTGACAAGACAATTACCATTAAGTAAAAACCCCTTTCAAAATCCAATCTCATCCATAAATTTTCGTTTCTTTGAAAATAAACAAACCCTCTATTGACATGGAAAAAAACATTGACCGCCGGAAATTTACCCAGAATCTCGGCATAGGCCTTGGAACTTTTATGCTCCCATTGACCGGAATCAGCCAACCGGTTATGATTCTCGACGAAAACAACCTCAACCACATTGGTCCCCGTTCGGGCTTTACACCCCAAATTGGCACCTTGATTTCGATGCTTGACTGGCTGAGCAATTCGGTGATTCAATATAATAGAAAATTATCCGTCGAGCAGTTGGACTTCCTGTTTGACAAGGAATCTAATACCATTGGCTCATTGATGATGCATTTGGCCGCCACCGAGGTTATTTATCAGGATCTTACGTTTCATAATTTGGAAGAATTCACCCCTGAAAACAAGAAGAAATGGAACATTGCTATGGAACTGGGGGATGACGCCCGGAAAGAAATCAAAGGCAACCCGCTGAGTTATTACAAGGATATGTTTGATGAGGTGCGGGCTACGACCAAAGCCGAAATGAAAAAACGAGATGACAAATGGCTTTTAAGCGGCGAAACCAAAGAATGGGACTGGAACAACTACTGTAAATGGTTTCATGTGGCCGAGCATTATGCCAATCATCGGGGTCAAATGACCTGGTATGCCAAAAGATTGCCAAAATAAGATTCGATTTCAAACCTTTTCTAAAGTATATTTTGGTCTAATGATTTTTACTTTTAGTCTCATTGCTCTAATCAAAATAAGGGCAATAGGCTTTTTTTTGTAATTTTGAGAAATCAAAAAAACATCAAACAAAAAACCATTAGCATGAAGCGTTCCGGACTTTTTCTCCTGGCTTGCATATTTACTATTTTTTTGGGTTCCTGGGGGATGTGGGGGCATTACGCCATCAATCAATCAGCCATTTTTGCCTTGCCGCAGCCTTTGAGTCAGTTTTTTTACAATCACATCGATTTTGTTTCTGAAGGTGGTAACCTGCCTGATGTGAGGAAATACAGCCACCTAAAAGACAAGACTGAA
The sequence above is a segment of the Cytophagaceae bacterium genome. Coding sequences within it:
- a CDS encoding TonB-dependent receptor: MKKLFTIFLMCVGMAVQAQTRVSGTVSDDKGEPLPFANVALEGTYDGASADVNGKYEFTTDEKGQKVLSVTMVGFEAVKKSVTLERKSIEVNIKLKELINTLNAVVVSAGMFEASDEKKAVMLKPMDIVTTAGGNADITSVMQLLPGSNRVGEREGLFVRGGSSSETKTVIDGMIVQNPYFSSTPDVPQRGRFDPFMFKGTAFSTGGYSAQYGQALSSVLLLNTQDKQGTNSSTTLSANLVSGAITHTHKGWLTGSLYYTNISPLLKVATNSFNFDKVPQGLGAVISVNEVLKNKATLKVFGTLSDNKSAIWLPTYDEANSKYLFDNKNFNTFNHAHYSQTYKDGIWVLQAGASYSKNNDNLALSGAGFERKDERTQGRLVMSRLYGNNNSSTLNFGTEVHHINVSNRYNEFEMKMTDNYSAVFVESETYVSKDLALRIGARGEYTSVLDRYNVSPRISMAYKTGEYSQVSVAGGRFYQNPEKEYLYINKALDFEIADHYIANFQRIKSGKTFRTEIFYKKYDKLVTEKTETFDPNPYRFPTGMTSNKGYGYARGFDVFLRDQKSLKNGDVWVSYSFLDTERYFRNYSKSVMPYFASKHNMSLVYKQFLTSITTNVGLTYSYSSPRPVYAPGNDLQEPVFTKPYHNVSFMASKIRQRPNNFLVFYVIVDNILNRNNVFGYRFSQDGSQKYAVNAPMRRMLLFGATFTFGKLNGRSKEAELDF
- the murI gene encoding glutamate racemase, yielding MIGVFDSGIGGLTLLKELVKTLPKEDFLYYADTENVPYSYKTREQILEFVENAVIFLRREGCKAIVLACNTATNVSIEYLREKYDFPIIAIQPAVKVAFDNNEPEKRILACATPVTLSADRFENLINSLDINHIVDRLPLPGLVEFAENEIFEDEKVLEYLKTEFSKFDLYHYKYIVLGCTHFTYYEDFIKQNFPSLTPVDGNEGTARHLKNTLEALGLLSVNGTGNVRFVESGQYVKDESRFLRYLGR
- a CDS encoding AbrB/MazE/SpoVT family DNA-binding domain-containing protein; amino-acid sequence: MTIASIKISKIGGNQTLSIPEEMKFSDDKVFLKKVGNTILIIPYHDAWKNLIEGVNGFSDDFMNLRDQLESQNRENLE
- a CDS encoding type II toxin-antitoxin system VapC family toxin, which encodes MEYLLDTNICIYIIKKKPIQVFEKLISLNPGQVGISSITLAELQYGVAKSTNSKSNSEALEKFLVPLEILEFDSLAAVEYGRIRTNLEKNGTPIGPMDLLIAANAIAENLVLVTNNEREFERVEGLKIENWTN
- a CDS encoding nicotinamide mononucleotide transporter — its product is MIQFFDIKNIFFTFWGYPMSHLEFWATLTGGYAVWLSAKENVWSWMVGLINVVLAAIMFYQIQLYPDMFLQGFFFITNIIGFWLWKFPKESEANQKQELKITRLTQKNALFLIVGGLITTALMGTFSKNLHEFFPKLFSLPSAFPYMDSFTTVMSIVATFMLMKKKVEAWWMWLAIDLISTYMYFVKDVKLYSLLYAAFCVIATFGAMEWTKKYRKG
- a CDS encoding DUF2480 family protein translates to MEETIVNRVTQSGLITFDLEEYYPKGERALYDLKQNLFMELILKEKDFREFLKTHDWEQYRGKYVGIVCTADAIVPTWAYMLLAGHMSEVAELVVFGNLEQLEIKIFEEIFRKINWEEFQDQRIVVKGCSNASIPVEVYVELTRILKPLARSLMFGEPCSTVPLFKKKSN
- a CDS encoding nucleotide pyrophosphohydrolase codes for the protein MTINELQNTVDKWINTTGVRYFNELTNTAILMEEVGEVARIMARRYGEQSEKESDKGKDLGDEMADVLFVLVSLANQTGVNLTDALEKNLEKKSIRDAERHKNNPKLK
- a CDS encoding DUF664 domain-containing protein translates to MEKNIDRRKFTQNLGIGLGTFMLPLTGISQPVMILDENNLNHIGPRSGFTPQIGTLISMLDWLSNSVIQYNRKLSVEQLDFLFDKESNTIGSLMMHLAATEVIYQDLTFHNLEEFTPENKKKWNIAMELGDDARKEIKGNPLSYYKDMFDEVRATTKAEMKKRDDKWLLSGETKEWDWNNYCKWFHVAEHYANHRGQMTWYAKRLPK